Proteins encoded by one window of Nicotiana tabacum cultivar K326 chromosome 10, ASM71507v2, whole genome shotgun sequence:
- the LOC142165163 gene encoding uncharacterized protein LOC142165163 has protein sequence MILMAIPPNFEEGQSTYRPPRFNGQYYGWWKTRMHDFIMAEDYELWDVICVSPYIPTKKTGDPLVMTPKTRKEYNDADMKVVEKNFRAKKILVCGIGPDEYNMISACQFAKEIWEALQTAHEGTTQVKQSKIDMLAAEYELFKMKYDESIEDIHTRFTFIINELHSLGEIIPRNKLVRKILSILPSSWESKVNAITEEKDLQELTIDELVGNLKTYKMKKKIDSEKREPKMEKNLVLKAKNNDSSEDGSDMAYLTKRFQKMPGHFIKDCPLLKQEHFKYNPDKAAKRNPIPDKRFKRKRSADNVVKKALATWGDSSSESEEETDAGDSSMTAVESDANEYDSIFALMAQSDNDEEDDNDEVNFRDVQRNLKSYSPKKLMSLANVLIDAYHSLVDDKDTLTIDLGDVEQTRDDLVVCVVDLKETISNLENKKAGNRFQRERTPYNPHSKYVTLPNNWLCTHCGNNGHFKENCQARVQSLQKNKVFAERVTAEKTKDETFEVFVVFVKKIQVKIESKVACIRLDHGTKFDNAKFDEFCNENGITHNFSAPRTPQKNGIVERKNRSLEEMARTMLIDSGIATNFWAEAVNTACYLVNRCMIRSLLKKPPMSCCNDPNGRFMN, from the exons ATGATCCTTATGGCTattccaccaaattttgaagaaggtcagtCTACGTATAGACCACCTAGGTTCAATGGgcaatactatgggtggtggaagacaagaatgcatgattttatcatggcagAAGATTATGAGTTGTGGGATGTTATATGTGTTAGTCCTTACATCCCAACAAAGAAGACTGGAGACCCTCTAGTGATGACACCAAAGACCAGGAAAGAATACAACGATGCAGATATGAAAGTTGTGGAGAAAAattttcgtgccaagaaaattTTGGTGTGTGGCATAGGACCTGATGAATACAACATGATCTCAGCTTGTCAATTCGCCAAGGAAATATGGGAAGCTTTGCAAACAGCACATGAAGGAACCACTCAAGTAAAACAATCTAAGATTGATATGCTCGCCGCTGAGTATGAGCTCTTCAAGATGAAATATGATGAATCTATTGAAGACATACACACAAGATTCACTttcatcataaatgagttacactcacttgGTGAAATCATTCCCAGGAACAAGCTCGTGAGGAAAATTCTTAGTATCTTGCCCAGTTCATGGGAAAGTAAAGTAAATGCTATTACTGAAGAAAAGGACTTGCAAGAGCTGACCATAGATGAACTAGTTGGAAATCTGAAAACCtacaaaatgaagaagaagatagaCAGTGAAAAAAGAGAACCAAAGATGGAAAAGAACCTGGTGCTCAAAGCTAAAAACAATGACTCTAGTGAGGATGGTAGTGACATGGCCTACTTAACCAAAAGGtttcagaagatg CCAGGGCATTTTATCAAAGATTGCCCTCTCCTAAAGCAAGAACACTTCAAATACAACCCTGATAAAGCAGCAAAGAGGAACCCGATTCCTGACAAACGCTTCAAAAGGAAGAGATCTGCTGACAATGTTGTGAAGAAAGCTCTTGCAACATGGGGAGATTCCTCCAGTGAGTCTGAAGAAGAAACTGATGCAGGTGATAGCTCTATGACGGCAGTTGAAAGTGACGCAAATGAATATGATTCAATATTTGCTTTGATGGCTCAATCTGACAATGATGAAGAGGATGACAATGatgaggtaaacttcagggatgttcagagaaatctgaaatcctactctccTAAAAAACTCATGTCATTAGCAAATGTGTTAattgatgcctatcatagtcTTGTAGATGATAAGGATACCTTAACCATAGATCTAGGAGATGTTGAACAAACTAGAGATGATTTGGTAGTTTGTGTAGTTGATCTGAAGGAAACCATAAGCAATCTGGAAAATAAAAAG GCAGGGAATAGGTTTCAAAGGGAAAGAACTCCTTACAACCCGCATAGCAAATATGTTACTTTACCCAATAATTGGCtttgtacccactgtgggaacaatgggcatttcaaagaaaattgccaAGCCAGGGTTCAGTCTCTGcagaaaaacaaagtttttgcTGAGAGAGTAACTGCTGAAAA AACaaaagatgaaacctttgaagTGTTCGTAGtctttgtgaagaaaatccaagTGAAGATAGAATCAAAAGTAGCATGTATTAGATTGGATCATGGAACAAAGTTTGACAATGCTAAGTTTGATGAATTCTGTAATGAGAATGGCATTACTCACAATTTCTCAGCCCCAAGGACTCCCCAAAAAAATGGAATTGTGGAAAGGAAGAATAGATCCCTTGAGGAAATGGCTAGAACAATGCTGATCGACAGTGGGATTGCTACGAACTTCTGGGCTGAAgctgtcaacactgcctgctacttggtgaacaggtgcatgatcaggtctcTCTTGAAAAAACCCCCTATGAGTtgctgtaacgacccgaacggtcGTTTTATGAATTag